The proteins below come from a single Papaver somniferum cultivar HN1 chromosome 11, ASM357369v1, whole genome shotgun sequence genomic window:
- the LOC113323256 gene encoding dehydrogenase/reductase SDR family member 12-like: MFSAHKAWKAAAFGVHGHLNFTKSGFIEHSKKFNEEDMKLQLDGKNCVVTGANSGIGYAAAEALAFRGGNVYMVCRNKERGEIAVSKVQSVTGNKNVYLELCDLSSISHIKSWASRFISRKQPVHVLVNNAGLLEKKRITTSEGLELNFAVNVAGTFSLTELMVPLLEKAEPDARVITVSSDGMYTAPLTEDLQFSERIFDGDVQYARTKRVQVALTERWAKLYGEKGIVFYSMHPGWAMTPGVVKGLPELCKSMSWMLRTSDEGADTIVWLALQPKEKLVSGAFYFDRAKAPKHLHFAGNSSGSHIVIDSIADSLYSLCQLPKIR, from the exons ATGTTTTCTGCTCACAAGGCATGGAAAGCAGCTGCTTTTGGTGTTCATGGGCATCTCAACTTTACCAAATCAGGTTTCAT TGAACACTCGAAAAAATTCAATGAAGAAGATATGAAACTTCAACTAGATGGGAAGAATTGTGTAGTGACCGGAGCCAATTCAGGCATTGGTTATGCCGCTGCTGAAGCTCTTGCTTTCCG TGGGGGAAATGTGTATATGGTTTGTCGAAATAAGGAACGAGGGGAAATTGCTGTTTCGAAAGTTCAGTCAGTAACTGGTAATAAGAATGTGTACTTGGAG CTATGCGATCTATCCTCTATCAGTCATATTAAATCATGGGCATCCAGATTTATTTCCAGGAAACAACCAGTTCATGTCTTG GTTAACAATGCTGGCTTGCTTGAGAAAAAACGAATTACTACTTCAGAAGG ATTAGAGTTGAACTTTGCGGTAAACGTAGCAGGAACTTTTTCTTTGACAGAGTTGATGGTGCCATTATTGGAGAAAGCTGAACCTGATGCTCGAGTCATTACAGTCTCTTCTGATGGGATGTATACAGCTCCTTTGACTGAAGATTTGCAG TTCAGCGAAAGAATTTTTGATGGGGATGTGCAGTATGCTCGAACCAAGAGAGTTCAG GTGGCGTTAACTGAAAGATGGGCAAAACTATACGGTGAGAAAGGAATTGTATTCTACTCGATGCATCCTGGTTGGGCTATGACACCAGGTGTTGTCAAAGGCTTACCTGAGCTTTGTAAAAG CATGTCATGGATGCTTCGAACTAGTGACGAGGGTGCAGACACAATAGTATGGTTAGCATTGCAGCCTAAGGAGAAACTTGTGTCTGGAGCTTTTTATTTCGATAGAGCAAAGGCACCAAAGCACTTGCACTTTGCAGGAAATAGTAGTGGTTCCCATATTGTTATAGACTCCATTGCCGATAGTCTCTACTCCTTGTGCCAGCTTCCTAAAATTAGATGA
- the LOC113321557 gene encoding methyltetrahydroprotoberberine 14-monooxygenase-like, translating to MELLDLLHFQPISLIIAPLLLGSILLYWKKYGRIPNRNQKQEAPEAPGGRLIMGHLHLFDEVDSMHRKLGSMADEYGPAFTIRLGSHKTLVVSNWELVKECFTTNDICFSNHPAILSVKLLFYGVVSVGYVPYGAYWRELRKFSAIKLLSNYRLDTLKDLRTSEVDSSFKSLYSQCEGNDLKFSSVRLDSWLGDLAFNVIARIVIGKKNFATNGAERYKAAMQEAMRLVTVFAFADVFPALSWLDNFTGLTRDLKRCACEIDDILSGWVEEHRSKRISVNEPSEPEQDFIDACLDNLQEISSLPGVDPDIVIKSTCLDTIMNGSDTLALTLTWAISLLLNHPAALKKAQEELDTLVGKNRNVEESDIHNLVYVPAIIKETMRLYPVGPLSRTTVEDCEVGGYHVPAGTRLLVNLWKMQRDGNVYKDDPLEFRPERFLTSNADVDLKGQHYELVPFGAGRRICPGVSMSVQLLHLILARVIHEFEMTTEGKVDMSERMGFLFYKKMPLEVLIRPRLGGVAIN from the exons ATGGAACTTCTCGATCTCCTCCACTTCCAACCAATTTCTTTAATAATAGCACCTCTTTTACTTGGTTCAATTCTGCTGTATTGGAAGAAATATGGAAGAATACCCAACAGAAATCAAAAACAAGAAGCACCAGAGGCACCAGGAGGAAGACTAATAATGGGTCACCTTCATCTTTTCGATGAAGTGGATTCGATGCATCGAAAACTCGGTTCCATGGCGGATGAATATGGTCCTGCTTTCACCATCCGACTCGGTTCTCACAAAACACTAGTTGTAAGTAACTGGGAATTGGTTAAAGAATGTTTTACTACAAATGATATATGCTTCTCAAATCATCCGGCTATTCTATCTGTTAAGCTCTTGTTTTACGGTGTTGTCTCGGTTGGTTATGTTCCTTATGGAGCTTATTGGAGAGAACTAAGAAAATTTTCAGCTATAAAACTTCTTTCGAATTATCGTCTTGACACGTTGAAGGATTTGAGAACTTCTGAAGTCGACTCGAGCTTTAAATCTTTGTATAGTCAATGCGAGGGAAATGATTTAAAATTTTCTTCGGTGAGGTTGGATAGTTGGTTGGGAGATTTGGCATTTAATGTGATAGCCAGAATTGTCATCGGAAAGAAGAATTTCGCAACAAATGGAGCGGAGAGATATAAGGCAGCTATGCAGGAAGCTATGAGACTAGTGACAGTTTTTGCATTTGCGGATGTGTTTCCGGCATTAAGTTGGTTAGACAATTTTACAGGTTTAACTAGAGATTTGAAAAGATGTGCATGTGAAATTGACGATATACTTTCCGGTTGGGTGGAAGAGCACCGTTCCAAAAGAATTAGCGTTAACGAACCATCAGAACCCGAACAGGATTTTATTGATGCCTGTTTAGATAATCTGCAAGAGATTTCTTCGTTGCCCGGTGTTGATCCTGATATTGTCATCAAATCGACTTGTCTG GATACGATAATGAACGGGAGCGACACTCTAGCCTTAACACTGACATGGGCAATTTCCTTACTCTTGAACCATCCGGCCGCGCTAAAGAAAGCGCAGGAGGAGTTAGATACACTAGTAGGAAAAAATCGAAATGTGGAAGAATCCGATATCCATAATCTTGTATACGTCCCGGCAATCATCAAAGAGACGATGAGGTTGTATCCAGTCGGACCATTGTCTCGGACTACAGTCGAGGACTGTGAAGTAGGTGGGTACCATGTTCCGGCTGGCACGCGTTTATTAGTCAATCTTTGGAAGATGCAAAGAGATGGTAACGTATACAAAGATGATCCATTAGAGTTTAGACCTGAGAGGTTCTTGACAAGTAATGCAGATGTGGATCTTAAGGGCCAACATTATGAATTGGTGCCATTTGGAGCGGGTCGAAGGATATGCCCTGGCGTGTCGATGTCTGTTCAGTTGTTGCATTTGATTCTTGCTCGAGTGATTCATGAGTTTGAAATGACGACAGAAGGAAAAGTGGATATGAGTGAAAGaatgggatttttgttttataagAAAATGCCACTGGAAGTACTGATCAGACCTCGACTCGGTGGAGTTGCTATTAACTGA